A stretch of DNA from Lycium ferocissimum isolate CSIRO_LF1 chromosome 4, AGI_CSIRO_Lferr_CH_V1, whole genome shotgun sequence:
ACAATTGGTGATTTGAAGAAGCTTGTTGCTGCTCAGACTGGTACACGTGCCGACAAGATTCGTATTCAGAAGTGGTACAATGTCTATAAAGACCATATTACCCTTAGGGATTACGAAGTTCATGATGGCATGGGCCTTGAGCTGTACTACAACTAGATAAAACCACAATAGGTAATTTTAGAGTTTTTgggagttttatgatgttttgttgAGTTGAGAATTTGgggttgatttttgttttgatattttggtGGGTTGGATTGGAATTCTGCCTTTTGGATTTTTGTTATACGTTTATGCTGTTGGTATGCAAATTTTTTTAATCCCAAGTATTGTTGCAATTTGAGGTTTTCTTTTGTGCTAATTTTGGGAGTTTGATCTGATGGGttgattttatgatgttatgttgATGTTCCAACTGCTTATTGCAACATGTTGCTAAAACTATGTAGCACGGCATCAGACATATAGTTTTGCATACACTTGTATGATACCAACAAGTTGACGTCTTTTCTCTTTTAGAACAACAATTATAATGGCTCAGTTTGAAACTAGTaggcgatttttttttttaattgtaaaaaaattcttgaaatttgttGCTTGAGTCCTTGAATAAACACCCGGAAGGATAATAATTTGGCTGCTATTCTATGTTTGAATTACCTTTGAACTGTTTTTGATTGGAAGAGGTAGAAATCATGCCTTCTTTTTTGTAATAAGTTTGGGAGAGGTAGAAGTCActtgttctttaacaagtttGGGAGAGGGAgaaatcacaattttttttgtaataagTTTGGGAGAGGTAGAACTCGCGCCTTTTTTTGTAATAAGTTTGGGAGAGGTAGAAGTCACTTTTATTTAAACAAGTTTGGCAGAGGTAGAAGTCAAGTGTTTTGTGAAATACATT
This window harbors:
- the LOC132051871 gene encoding ubiquitin-like protein 5, with product MIEVVLNDRLGKKVKVKCNEDDTIGDLKKLVAAQTGTRADKIRIQKWYNVYKDHITLRDYEVHDGMGLELYYN